One Dermacentor andersoni chromosome 6, qqDerAnde1_hic_scaffold, whole genome shotgun sequence genomic window carries:
- the LOC129382407 gene encoding uncharacterized protein, translating into MVFKVRSERIQSAAPNSRFHGHLEFNLACKARGLIPRSLHLNRPVPSKFGYSVVAKTERLLLQARIQDCRDSIRKLENEASFARRRLEDHCPDHFASIQLHANFEANMRARHAGLVHSVKLDRLSESTRPYRPYNRRTTVYNLSSHSVDPAEASVLELGLNFNVAPAPDVRKVVCAVECAVNQVDPSRRDEARTRAIGVLSGLHRRTFVSPLSAEERKAVKRLQANTAIVILPADKGNATVLIDTAVYKNKMLALLNDQDTYVRLTRDPTLKVQRDFQTLLADVFRFVAPERKSLYFKLLCHNGAAPALYGLPKVHKPNVSLRPIIDYTRSPLYKLSAYLHQLLAPLVGKSCTHVSNSCDFIEKVRDVSLDDDEVMVSFDVVSLFTSIPTDLAVEACTSALESDRTLPDRSPIDVPDLKRLLCFCLGNTYFCFDKVFYSICRE; encoded by the exons ATGGTATTTAAG GTGCGCAGTGAACGAATCCAAAGCGCTGCGCCGAACTCCAGGTTTCATGGACACCTGGAGTTCAACCTTGCCTGCAAAGCACGGGGCCTCATCCCGCGCTCATTGCACCTTAACAGGCCAGTACCTTCCAAGTTTGGCTACAGCGTCGTTGCAAAGACTGAGAGGCTGTTGCTTCAAGCAAGGATACAGGACTGTCGTGACAGTATTAGGAAGCTTGAAAACGAGGCATCTTTTGCACGTCGCCGCCTGGAAGACCACTGTCCAGATCATTTTGCAAGTATCCAGCTGCACGCCAACTTTGAAGCCAACATGCGTGCCCGTCATGCGGGGTTGGTGCACAGTGTCAAGCTTGACAGACTTTCGGAATCTACCAGACCATACCGGCCGTACAACCGACGAACTACGGTATACAACCTTTCTTCGCACAGCGTCGACCCAGCCGAGGCCTCGGTCCTAGAGCTAGGTCTGAATTTCAATGTTGCACCTGCACCTGACGTGCGAAAGGTTGTGTGTGCGGTGGAGTGCGCGGTTAACCAAGTTGACCCGTCCCGCCGTGACGAGGCTCGCACCCGCGCCATTGGTGTCCTTTCTGGTCTGCACCGGAGGACGTTTGTTTCCCCTCTTTCCGCTGAGGAACGAAAAGCTGTCAAGCGTCTTCAGGCGAACACTGCAATCGTGATCCTTCCCGCCGACAAGGGGAATGCAACAGTGCTAATTGACACGGCTGTCTACAAAAACAAGATGTTGGCTCTGCTTAATGACCAGGACACTTACGTCCGGCTCACTCGGGACCCGACCTTGAAGGTTCAGAGGGACTTCCAGACTCTCCTGGCTGACGTGTTCCGCTTCGTAGCTCCCGAGCGCAAGTCTTTGTATTTCAAGCTTCTCTGTCATAACGGTGCTGCACCTGCACTTTATGGCCTGCCAAAGGTTCATAAGCCTAACGTCTCCCTACGTCCAATCATCGACTACACTCGCTCCCCTCTCTACAAATTGTCCGCATACCTGCACCAGCTTCTGGCTCCACTCGTCGGGAAGAGCTGCACGCACGTGAGCAACTCCTGTGACTTTATTGAAAAAGTTCGTGACGTGTCTCTagacgacgacgaggtgatggtttCGTTCGACGTGGTATCACTGTTTACCTCAATTCCGACTGACTTGGCTGTGGAAGCATGCACCTCTGCTCTGGAATCTGACAGGACCTTGCCAGACAGGTCGCCCATTGACGTTCCCGACCTGAAGAGGCTCCTCTGTTTTTGCCTTGGGAACACGTACTTCTGTTTCGACAAGGTCTTCTACAG catctGCCGCGAGTGA